The Mesorhizobium koreense genome includes a window with the following:
- a CDS encoding MmgE/PrpD family protein has product MKPVVDEVQRSACAEATTQLFEWASGAVHGELPAAMQRRAALILADDVAAMAAASGEPQVKETLLRLVRTSTGPEATVFAPGIGRLDRTSAAVANGMAATWCELDEGLRSVPCHAGAYILPALLAESEARNLTLAAMLARLAVAYEVVARIATAFPFSSMRVHPHAAFATIGAACGAALARNADPKLLGAAVTGAASMTFAGPYAHAIDGALIRNAWTSAGAWIGLQSVDWAEAGIAGVAHGMYDAFVSCLGADYVPDALTRDLGTAWVAGEGYHKVFACCQYAHSAIEATLELRNRLSAEGRSPDDLRGIHVETHPRGETLTTVEPATVLAAKFSMPHALAASALLGTGGQEAFAAKTLDDPRITALRRQVTLAPHPDIRPWPNDRPARVHWRFADGEVWSAERASARGGADRPFDEETLIAKIETNALVVPGLSELLVCIARDSDALAGKSWSRLIEEHLRER; this is encoded by the coding sequence ATGAAGCCTGTCGTCGACGAAGTTCAGCGCTCCGCCTGCGCCGAGGCAACGACGCAATTGTTCGAATGGGCAAGCGGCGCCGTGCACGGAGAATTGCCTGCAGCCATGCAGCGCCGGGCGGCGTTGATCCTTGCCGACGATGTCGCAGCCATGGCTGCCGCCTCCGGCGAACCGCAGGTAAAGGAAACCCTGTTGCGTCTGGTCCGCACATCGACAGGACCTGAAGCGACCGTATTTGCGCCCGGCATCGGTCGCCTCGATCGTACCTCCGCGGCGGTCGCCAACGGCATGGCCGCGACATGGTGCGAACTCGACGAAGGCCTGCGCTCCGTTCCATGTCATGCTGGCGCCTATATTTTGCCGGCACTGCTCGCCGAAAGCGAGGCACGGAACCTGACGCTTGCCGCCATGCTTGCGCGGCTTGCTGTCGCCTACGAGGTCGTTGCCCGCATCGCCACTGCATTTCCGTTCTCCTCGATGCGGGTTCATCCGCATGCGGCGTTCGCGACGATCGGCGCCGCGTGCGGTGCGGCGCTGGCGCGCAATGCCGATCCGAAGCTGCTCGGCGCGGCGGTTACGGGCGCAGCAAGCATGACATTTGCGGGACCTTATGCGCACGCGATCGACGGAGCGCTGATACGCAATGCCTGGACATCGGCAGGGGCCTGGATCGGTCTGCAATCCGTCGATTGGGCAGAAGCCGGCATCGCTGGCGTGGCGCACGGCATGTATGACGCTTTTGTCTCCTGTCTTGGCGCCGACTACGTACCCGACGCACTGACGCGGGATCTCGGAACGGCATGGGTGGCCGGCGAGGGGTACCATAAGGTCTTCGCCTGCTGCCAATACGCCCACTCTGCGATCGAGGCGACGCTGGAGCTCAGGAACAGGCTTTCCGCCGAAGGTCGATCGCCCGATGATCTTCGCGGAATCCATGTGGAGACACACCCGCGCGGCGAAACGCTGACGACGGTCGAGCCGGCAACTGTTCTCGCCGCCAAATTCTCGATGCCCCATGCGCTCGCTGCCTCGGCGCTTCTGGGAACCGGCGGGCAGGAGGCTTTTGCCGCGAAAACGCTCGATGATCCGCGCATCACCGCCCTCCGCCGACAGGTGACGCTTGCGCCGCACCCGGATATCCGGCCCTGGCCGAACGATCGGCCGGCGCGCGTCCATTGGCGTTTTGCCGACGGCGAGGTCTGGTCGGCCGAACGAGCCAGTGCGAGGGGCGGCGCGGACCGGCCTTTCGACGAGGAGACACTGATAGCGAAAATCGAGACCAATGCCTTGGTCGTGCCTGGACTGTCGGAATTGCTTGTTTGCATAGCGCGCGACAGCGACGCGCTAGCCGGGAAAAGCTGGTCGCGATTGATCGAAGAACATCTGCGGGAGCGCTGA
- a CDS encoding branched-chain amino acid ABC transporter permease, with the protein MDYLYTVIILVSLYVVLSTSFNLVIGYGGLISIAHPIFYAIGAYGSALLARDLGVPVILALFAGAAIAAAASVILALPSLRVSGDYLLIASIGFQLGVLEIVKNVSWMGGAGGLSDIPGILPPGTSKLVFTIVAVVVALLATWFIRRIAHGPFGRALSAMRDDELAFAALGRNAMLIKVSAFALGSALAGFAGALYAHYFRFVTPEQFGIFASAAMLTMVVVGGLRSTWGPVVGAVLLQALPQLITFLDLPTRWLGPLQGLLFTGLVLVFMVVRPQGLIPAAPVWSARPEKPHG; encoded by the coding sequence TTGGATTATCTCTACACGGTCATAATCCTCGTCAGCCTTTATGTCGTGCTGTCGACGAGCTTCAATCTTGTGATCGGCTATGGCGGGCTCATCTCGATCGCTCATCCGATCTTCTATGCCATTGGCGCCTATGGTTCGGCGCTGCTTGCCAGGGATTTGGGCGTTCCGGTCATTCTTGCTCTCTTCGCGGGCGCGGCAATCGCAGCAGCCGCGTCCGTCATCCTTGCGCTTCCATCGCTGCGCGTCTCCGGCGACTATCTTCTGATTGCCAGTATCGGATTCCAGTTGGGCGTGCTGGAAATCGTCAAGAACGTTTCCTGGATGGGTGGTGCGGGCGGGCTATCCGATATTCCCGGCATTCTTCCGCCCGGCACTTCGAAGCTCGTCTTCACCATCGTGGCTGTGGTCGTGGCACTACTGGCGACGTGGTTTATCCGCCGGATCGCGCACGGTCCCTTTGGGCGCGCCCTGAGCGCCATGCGCGACGACGAACTCGCTTTTGCCGCGCTTGGCCGCAACGCTATGCTTATCAAAGTCAGCGCCTTCGCGCTCGGGAGCGCATTGGCGGGCTTTGCCGGCGCGCTCTATGCGCACTATTTCCGCTTCGTCACGCCGGAGCAATTCGGCATCTTCGCGTCGGCGGCCATGCTGACGATGGTTGTCGTCGGAGGGCTGCGCTCCACCTGGGGCCCTGTCGTCGGCGCCGTTCTGCTGCAGGCCCTGCCCCAGTTGATCACCTTCCTCGATCTGCCGACACGGTGGCTCGGCCCGCTGCAGGGGCTGCTTTTCACCGGACTGGTGCTCGTCTTCATGGTCGTCCGTCCGCAGGGTTTGATTCCCGCGGCCCCGGTATGGTCGGCCAGGCCGGAGAAGCCTCATGGCTAA
- a CDS encoding GntR family transcriptional regulator, with amino-acid sequence MVTPIASTSLAREAFGKVIEAITSGEFEPGQKLSESQLARQLGISRGPLREALGQLEGRLVRRTPRLGVRVVDFGREELEQLFRVREALEGMAARLAAEHIGHDDLDELRSLLDRHAQQPALAAGEVYMQKSPDEDFHFVIARAARCPQIERLLLNEVYYQLRLHRLKSSARPGRAQAALREHHEILSALQSRDPDRSEEAMRKHIRNARYNALAAAKG; translated from the coding sequence ATGGTCACGCCAATAGCCAGCACGTCATTGGCCAGGGAGGCTTTCGGCAAGGTGATCGAGGCGATCACCTCGGGGGAATTCGAGCCTGGCCAGAAGCTGTCGGAATCCCAACTGGCGCGACAGCTCGGAATCAGCCGCGGTCCGCTGCGCGAGGCGCTTGGCCAACTGGAGGGCCGTCTTGTCAGGCGTACGCCGCGGCTCGGCGTTCGCGTCGTCGATTTCGGTCGTGAGGAATTGGAGCAGCTTTTTCGCGTGCGGGAAGCGTTGGAAGGCATGGCCGCACGACTGGCTGCCGAACACATCGGCCATGACGATCTCGATGAGTTGCGGAGCCTTCTCGACCGCCATGCTCAACAACCGGCCCTCGCTGCCGGTGAGGTCTATATGCAGAAATCACCGGACGAGGATTTTCATTTCGTGATCGCACGTGCGGCGCGGTGCCCACAGATCGAGCGGCTCCTGCTTAACGAGGTCTACTACCAGCTTCGCCTCCACCGCCTCAAATCCAGCGCGCGGCCCGGTCGTGCCCAGGCCGCGTTGCGCGAACATCACGAAATTCTTTCCGCACTGCAGAGCCGCGATCCGGACCGCAGCGAAGAGGCGATGCGAAAGCACATACGCAACGCCCGCTACAACGCGCTTGCAGCCGCGAAGGGCTGA
- a CDS encoding branched-chain amino acid ABC transporter permease, whose translation MLTPTIIAQILWTSLATSSYYVLFSLAFSLVLKINGAFNFAQAAMMTAAFYAAYTLVGILHLPGWVGFLGAIAGSVVLAVLTELLGFRLLRRRRAEQLFVFIFTLILSEFVAFLAMLIFGSFPTTIFSSLVWPVTLVGPVAVSGWDVPALASTVAAVAAVFLLLRFTKIGQAMTAVSDNAELAELYGIRQARTFLAAMIAAALLVGLGMFLYGSRAQVQPNTAIDLMIFAIAATIMGGIGNLAGTVVMAVVLGIIQNGSVLFIPSQWQGFLLYAFLFAAIIFLPNGIRLPERYKMSRRISTDAVAIQHKPEA comes from the coding sequence ATGCTGACGCCCACCATCATAGCCCAGATCCTTTGGACGTCGCTTGCGACATCATCCTATTATGTCCTTTTCTCACTCGCATTCTCGCTCGTTCTCAAGATAAACGGTGCTTTCAATTTCGCTCAGGCGGCGATGATGACGGCGGCTTTCTATGCCGCCTATACGCTTGTCGGCATTTTGCACTTGCCCGGTTGGGTCGGTTTTCTCGGCGCGATCGCTGGAAGCGTTGTGCTTGCAGTCCTGACCGAACTTCTCGGATTCCGGCTGCTTCGCCGTCGCCGTGCCGAGCAACTCTTCGTCTTCATCTTCACCCTGATCCTGTCGGAATTCGTCGCGTTCCTTGCCATGCTGATTTTCGGCTCATTTCCCACCACTATCTTTTCTTCCCTTGTCTGGCCGGTCACGCTTGTCGGCCCCGTTGCCGTCAGCGGCTGGGACGTGCCCGCGCTCGCCTCGACGGTTGCGGCGGTGGCAGCCGTCTTCCTGCTGTTGCGCTTTACAAAGATCGGCCAGGCGATGACCGCCGTTTCCGACAACGCCGAACTCGCCGAACTCTATGGCATCAGACAGGCGCGCACTTTCCTGGCCGCCATGATCGCCGCCGCTCTGCTCGTAGGCCTCGGAATGTTCCTTTACGGCTCGCGCGCGCAAGTGCAGCCGAACACCGCCATCGACCTGATGATCTTCGCGATCGCCGCCACGATCATGGGCGGGATCGGCAATCTGGCCGGAACGGTCGTCATGGCCGTCGTCCTCGGCATTATCCAGAACGGCAGCGTACTTTTCATTCCCTCGCAATGGCAAGGTTTCCTGCTCTATGCCTTCCTCTTCGCGGCGATCATCTTCCTTCCGAACGGCATCCGTCTGCCGGAGCGGTACAAGATGTCGCGCCGTATCTCTACGGATGCCGTCGCCATCCAGCACAAGCCGGAGGCCTGA
- a CDS encoding isochorismatase family protein produces the protein MTRPWDKIISEEEQRAYNAAGFGRSSGLGRRPALLIIDVQYRTVGTRPMPFWRAIEEFPTSCGEIGWTAVGNIAKLLDLFRARGWPVLYPYVSPKEAYDAGRLADKVPALMGVAAKGYEFVAEVAPRDKDVLLPKKHPSAFFGTPLASYLIDLGADTIVVTGCTTSGCVRGSVVDGFAYNFRMLVPEDAVYDRSATSHAVNLFDMASKYADVMNTEDAVTALKAID, from the coding sequence ATGACCCGTCCCTGGGACAAGATCATATCGGAAGAAGAGCAGCGTGCCTACAATGCGGCAGGGTTCGGGCGCAGTAGCGGTCTCGGGCGCCGGCCCGCGCTCCTTATCATCGATGTGCAGTATCGAACCGTCGGTACAAGGCCGATGCCGTTCTGGCGGGCCATCGAGGAGTTCCCCACGTCCTGCGGAGAGATCGGCTGGACTGCCGTAGGCAATATTGCCAAATTACTCGATCTGTTTCGGGCTCGTGGCTGGCCGGTCCTTTATCCGTATGTCTCGCCGAAGGAGGCCTACGATGCCGGGCGTCTCGCCGACAAGGTTCCGGCCCTGATGGGCGTGGCCGCCAAGGGCTATGAATTCGTCGCCGAGGTGGCGCCGAGGGACAAGGACGTCCTGCTTCCCAAGAAGCACCCGAGCGCGTTCTTCGGCACCCCCTTGGCAAGTTATCTTATCGACCTGGGCGCGGATACGATCGTCGTCACGGGCTGCACGACCAGCGGTTGCGTGCGCGGCAGCGTCGTCGACGGATTCGCCTACAACTTCCGGATGCTCGTACCCGAGGACGCTGTCTATGACCGCTCGGCGACGTCGCATGCCGTCAATCTCTTCGACATGGCGTCGAAATACGCCGACGTCATGAACACCGAAGACGCCGTCACCGCACTGAAAGCAATCGATTGA
- a CDS encoding CaiB/BaiF CoA transferase family protein translates to MRLPLEGIRVLDLSSIIAAPVAATTLGDFGAEVIKVEDPAEGDFMRRSAPTPGGRSLQWVQDARNKTSITLDLRKEEARAIVHRLLPHFDVLVTNFRPPTLRKWGFDPDTVRSRYPSLIALYVTGYGLTGPYADRGAFDRVASAFSGLTYVSGDSDRPPVRTGYAVIDYMGAYAGAFGVVAALYDRDHRGGSGQIIDLALYEPGFRASEDAMLVYSATGKVRERVGNVNPKVVPAADYDTADGRRVSIHAGTDTLLRRLARVIGRPGLVDEPEFADFASRVANQERLYAIIAEWVGKTTLADTMTALVAADIPASPLMSVADIAADPHFRERGTLIDVEDEEYGHLTMAAPIPRMSETPGKVRSLGPALGSGNQAILGGMLGMDKAEIEALRKAGII, encoded by the coding sequence ATGAGACTTCCGCTTGAGGGCATTCGTGTCCTCGACCTTTCTTCCATTATCGCCGCGCCGGTGGCGGCGACGACGCTCGGCGATTTCGGTGCCGAAGTGATCAAGGTCGAGGACCCGGCCGAGGGCGACTTCATGCGGCGCAGCGCTCCGACGCCCGGCGGCCGCTCGCTGCAATGGGTGCAGGATGCGCGCAACAAGACCTCGATCACACTCGACCTCAGGAAGGAGGAGGCGCGCGCGATCGTGCATCGCCTGCTGCCGCATTTCGACGTCCTGGTGACGAATTTCCGTCCGCCGACCCTGCGCAAATGGGGTTTCGACCCCGACACGGTCCGCAGTCGATATCCAAGCCTGATAGCGCTCTATGTCACCGGATACGGTCTGACCGGTCCCTACGCCGACCGTGGCGCGTTCGACCGGGTGGCGAGTGCTTTCTCCGGCCTCACCTATGTCAGCGGCGATTCCGATCGACCGCCGGTACGGACCGGCTACGCCGTGATCGACTATATGGGCGCCTATGCGGGCGCGTTCGGCGTGGTCGCGGCGCTATACGACCGCGACCATCGCGGCGGCTCCGGCCAGATCATCGATCTCGCGCTCTATGAACCCGGGTTCCGAGCTTCGGAGGACGCGATGCTCGTCTATTCCGCCACCGGCAAGGTCCGCGAGCGGGTAGGTAACGTCAACCCGAAAGTGGTGCCTGCGGCCGACTACGATACAGCCGACGGCAGGCGTGTCTCGATCCACGCCGGCACCGATACTTTGCTGCGACGGTTGGCCAGGGTGATCGGCCGGCCCGGCCTGGTCGACGAGCCCGAATTTGCCGATTTCGCCTCACGCGTCGCCAATCAGGAGAGGCTCTACGCGATCATCGCCGAATGGGTGGGGAAGACGACACTGGCCGACACGATGACGGCGCTTGTCGCGGCCGATATTCCGGCATCGCCGCTGATGAGCGTCGCAGACATCGCCGCCGATCCGCATTTCCGGGAGCGCGGTACGCTGATAGACGTCGAGGATGAGGAATACGGCCATCTCACCATGGCCGCTCCAATTCCGCGCATGAGCGAGACGCCGGGGAAGGTACGCTCGCTCGGACCGGCCCTCGGATCGGGCAATCAGGCGATCTTGGGAGGCATGCTCGGAATGGACAAGGCCGAGATCGAGGCGTTGCGAAAGGCAGGAATCATCTGA
- a CDS encoding ABC transporter ATP-binding protein, with protein sequence MANVVETIGLKKAFGGIVVADDINLQLASGQVVGLIGPNGAGKTSLFNLMSGVVAPDAGSVLLDGKPLDGCKMHARARRGLSRTWQNLRLFPSLSVIDNLMVAVRDYKGEKLTNVLFAPRALARSEREHRDKARQVLDDTGLAAFADKAAADLTFGQKKLVGVARALMNDARCLLLDEPMAGVEGQAYEIMQKVVRKVAASGVAICVVEHNVAFIRDLCDEGVFMFGGRILARGEVATLISDPHLTELYFGT encoded by the coding sequence ATGGCTAATGTCGTCGAGACTATCGGCCTCAAGAAAGCGTTCGGCGGGATTGTCGTCGCCGACGACATCAATCTTCAGCTTGCCTCTGGTCAGGTCGTCGGGCTGATTGGCCCCAACGGCGCCGGAAAGACGTCGCTTTTCAACCTGATGTCCGGTGTCGTCGCCCCCGACGCCGGTTCGGTGCTGCTCGATGGCAAACCGCTTGACGGCTGCAAGATGCATGCCCGCGCGCGGCGTGGCCTCAGCCGTACATGGCAGAACCTTCGTCTGTTTCCATCGTTGTCGGTGATCGACAACCTCATGGTCGCAGTCAGGGACTACAAGGGCGAAAAGCTGACGAACGTCCTTTTCGCGCCACGCGCGCTTGCAAGGTCGGAACGAGAGCATAGAGACAAGGCCCGGCAGGTGCTGGACGATACCGGGTTGGCGGCATTTGCCGACAAGGCGGCTGCTGATCTCACCTTCGGACAGAAGAAGCTTGTCGGCGTCGCCAGGGCGCTGATGAACGATGCGCGCTGTCTGTTGCTCGACGAGCCGATGGCAGGCGTCGAGGGCCAAGCCTACGAGATCATGCAGAAGGTCGTGCGCAAGGTGGCCGCGTCCGGCGTCGCCATCTGCGTGGTCGAGCACAACGTCGCCTTCATCCGCGATCTCTGTGACGAAGGCGTCTTCATGTTTGGCGGCAGGATCCTGGCGCGGGGAGAGGTTGCGACGCTGATCTCCGACCCGCATCTCACGGAACTCTATTTCGGGACCTAG
- a CDS encoding ABC transporter substrate-binding protein, with product MGNVKTILGRLGAALALSAGLALAAGPANAQEKTPLQFGLAMPLSGSQALYGKDQVQAAQWAVKDINDKGGVDGHPLKMTVLDTQADPQLGIQAANKLIAVEHVPVFISAWSSVVKAIAPVANDAKVVQLSVGANSPDIARLGDYTYTTFPLADVDIRALAKYEATDLGKKRAAVLYINNETGTVAAKVYKDVFTENGGEVVDYAGYDPNASDWTGLLLKVRAANPDVVHIQGLVADTPQIVAQMRQLGLNMTVSSYSAIYNQRFLEQLGSAAEGIIATSLAPGLGEPAVADYVQRWNKEIGRVPNGLPYTEYLYDAPYLIKDVFAALLKKNEKLTGENFRQAMLDVGTFKLPLTGTTTISSDHTVNKPVYLVQVKDGKWQQIAEVK from the coding sequence ATGGGAAACGTGAAGACAATTCTTGGCCGGCTTGGCGCCGCGCTGGCACTTTCGGCCGGCCTTGCGCTTGCCGCGGGCCCCGCGAACGCGCAGGAAAAGACGCCGCTTCAGTTCGGTCTCGCCATGCCGTTGTCAGGCAGCCAGGCGCTCTACGGCAAAGACCAGGTCCAGGCCGCACAATGGGCGGTGAAGGATATCAACGACAAGGGCGGCGTCGACGGTCATCCCCTGAAAATGACGGTTCTTGATACCCAGGCGGATCCTCAACTCGGTATCCAGGCGGCCAACAAGCTGATTGCGGTCGAACACGTGCCTGTCTTCATTTCGGCTTGGTCGTCCGTCGTCAAGGCGATCGCGCCGGTGGCGAACGACGCCAAGGTGGTGCAGCTTTCGGTCGGCGCCAATTCACCCGATATCGCCCGGCTTGGAGACTATACCTACACGACATTCCCGCTTGCCGACGTCGACATCCGCGCGCTTGCCAAATACGAGGCGACGGATCTCGGCAAGAAGCGTGCCGCGGTCCTCTACATCAACAACGAGACGGGCACGGTCGCGGCCAAGGTCTACAAGGATGTTTTCACCGAGAATGGCGGCGAGGTCGTGGACTATGCGGGGTATGATCCGAATGCGTCGGATTGGACCGGCTTGCTGCTAAAGGTCCGGGCGGCCAATCCCGATGTCGTCCACATCCAAGGCCTGGTTGCCGACACGCCGCAGATCGTGGCCCAGATGCGCCAGCTCGGCCTCAACATGACGGTGTCGTCCTACTCCGCCATCTACAACCAGCGTTTCCTGGAACAACTGGGCTCGGCCGCCGAGGGCATCATCGCAACCTCGCTGGCGCCAGGCCTGGGCGAGCCCGCGGTCGCCGATTATGTCCAGCGGTGGAACAAGGAGATCGGCCGCGTGCCGAACGGTCTTCCCTACACGGAATATCTCTATGACGCTCCGTACCTGATCAAGGACGTATTCGCCGCCCTGCTGAAGAAGAACGAAAAGCTGACCGGCGAGAATTTCCGTCAGGCGATGCTCGACGTGGGAACTTTCAAGCTACCCCTGACGGGCACGACGACCATCAGCTCCGACCATACGGTCAACAAGCCCGTCTACCTCGTTCAGGTGAAGGACGGCAAATGGCAGCAGATCGCCGAGGTAAAATAG
- a CDS encoding isocitrate lyase/PEP mutase family protein, whose protein sequence is MTLRKQFRAIVDQRKATTVPGAANAMFARVIEDLGFQAVYATGAGIANMHLGAPDIGLTTLTELESAVAGMADAVSIPIIVDADTGFGNALNMSRTVRRLERAGAAAIQIEDQVFPKKCGHFSGKEVVPTEEMVQKIKAAADARHDQDLQIIARTDSRAIEGLDRALDRARAFIEAGADMTFVEAPTDVGELARIGSELPVPQVANIVFGGRTPDPGREKLAEMGFSIVLYANAVLQAALKASYDVLGALKADGSLASVAGRLASFEERQRAVAKYEWDALEERYRVSK, encoded by the coding sequence ATGACGTTGAGAAAGCAGTTCAGGGCGATAGTCGACCAACGCAAGGCGACAACCGTTCCCGGCGCTGCAAATGCGATGTTCGCGCGCGTGATCGAGGATCTGGGCTTTCAGGCGGTCTACGCGACCGGTGCGGGCATTGCCAACATGCATTTGGGCGCTCCCGACATCGGGCTGACTACCCTGACCGAACTCGAAAGCGCGGTGGCCGGCATGGCGGATGCGGTTTCGATCCCGATCATTGTCGACGCCGATACCGGATTCGGGAATGCGCTCAACATGAGCCGCACCGTGCGTCGTCTCGAACGCGCCGGCGCTGCCGCCATCCAGATCGAGGACCAGGTTTTTCCCAAGAAATGCGGCCATTTCTCCGGCAAGGAAGTCGTGCCGACCGAGGAGATGGTGCAGAAGATCAAGGCTGCCGCCGATGCGCGGCATGATCAGGATCTCCAGATCATCGCCCGAACGGATTCGCGCGCTATCGAGGGCCTGGATCGCGCGCTCGATCGTGCTCGTGCCTTTATCGAGGCGGGTGCGGACATGACATTCGTCGAAGCGCCGACCGATGTCGGGGAACTGGCGCGTATCGGGAGCGAACTGCCCGTCCCGCAGGTCGCCAACATCGTGTTCGGTGGCCGCACGCCGGACCCGGGTCGCGAGAAGCTGGCGGAAATGGGCTTCTCGATCGTCCTCTATGCCAATGCTGTTTTGCAGGCGGCTCTCAAGGCTTCGTACGACGTGCTTGGAGCGCTCAAGGCGGACGGATCTCTTGCTTCGGTCGCCGGCCGTCTCGCCAGCTTTGAAGAGAGGCAACGCGCGGTCGCCAAATATGAGTGGGACGCGCTCGAAGAACGCTATCGCGTCTCGAAATAG
- a CDS encoding ABC transporter ATP-binding protein — protein sequence MLAINRVTAGYGGLTAIEDISLSLEDGARFGVFGHNGAGKTTLLRTTIGAHQPISGSVEFNDELIRPGNVAETVRRGLAFVPQGHNVFPTLTVERNLHISGLFFDTSFIGEVYKLFPVLDERRKQRAGTMSGGEQQMLALGMAMMTQPKWLLLDEPSTGLAPVIVRNVMGQLALISKAFGTGLIIVEQNVPATLKIIDGAMILKAGRSVFQGSAAELRDKPDLWEWF from the coding sequence ATGCTGGCGATCAATCGAGTGACGGCAGGATATGGCGGCCTTACGGCGATCGAGGATATATCCTTGTCGCTGGAAGACGGTGCGCGCTTCGGCGTGTTCGGTCACAATGGCGCGGGCAAGACGACGCTTCTGCGCACTACGATTGGTGCGCACCAGCCAATTTCGGGCTCCGTCGAATTCAACGACGAGTTGATCCGGCCGGGAAATGTCGCCGAGACGGTCCGTCGCGGCCTTGCCTTCGTCCCCCAAGGCCACAATGTTTTTCCGACACTGACCGTCGAACGAAACCTTCATATCTCCGGGTTGTTCTTCGACACGAGCTTCATCGGCGAGGTCTACAAGCTTTTCCCGGTTCTCGACGAGCGGCGCAAGCAACGTGCCGGCACCATGTCCGGCGGCGAACAGCAGATGCTTGCGCTCGGCATGGCGATGATGACGCAGCCGAAATGGCTGCTTCTCGATGAACCCTCCACCGGCCTCGCGCCCGTCATCGTGCGCAACGTCATGGGTCAACTCGCGCTGATCAGCAAGGCGTTCGGGACCGGGCTCATCATCGTCGAGCAGAACGTGCCGGCCACGCTGAAGATCATCGACGGCGCAATGATCCTGAAAGCAGGCAGAAGCGTCTTTCAAGGCAGCGCAGCGGAGTTGCGCGATAAACCGGATCTCTGGGAATGGTTCTGA